One Oligoflexus sp. DNA segment encodes these proteins:
- a CDS encoding 4Fe-4S dicluster domain-containing protein → MRSIDRDLRGLEDKPEVFAAEDQPFEKPAKEFVPGPFYMNIEEVMPDLGETQDRVAQEEGKKLPVDRRDFMRLFSAGAMLATAGCVYRPVEKAVPYVEQPKDFIPGVANYYATTIDRVGVVVKTREGRPVFIEGNPEHPLSQGATTALALSELQALFHPDRPNAPKAKLGDQMTAVTWDEIYDALSAKVKTAKKVGILTKGSTGHSQQFYKDFLRTIGQSEDNLYVYETNALYNAVSEAHRLAFGVDGMPRSDLRRSKLLIGVGTNFLEGNGGVAPIFESKSWSVGHTFRSGAKGRFVQFESRMTVTGGKSDERHVIGAGDELAVTLALVEALLNRPESKGSAGDKNSIRAVVTANKALIDEAKTRLKLDEVINKVAGEGLSKKAVLLAGESGAFSKNGTQVQLAAIMANVLLGAYADRLLYFDQGWFKNPGRPGDVARFVKDAATYDMLFVIDVNPAFTLPASTGIDAALKGIKSIVSMQPMPTETCQYAEFQLNTHNPLEAWGDEELVAGFWSIQQPAVRPVANSRQPEDILLWTASKFGKPVGPYADYRAYLRDKWTRIYKESGINKDFDTFFKAIQRKGFFVTQLSKRDMPALKDVSAAVKPAPVSAGFKLVAYLDGKLGDGYGADRPVLQEAGDSMTTIAWDTWVAINPHKAREIGVKYNDVVVIKGPNGSFEATVYPMPGLHYDTIAVPRGNGHKLATSRVSQLVGIDPMVALAYETDPLTGDVVTAGQTVEITKTGRFYQLCSQQKHNDIANRFDIMPIIPMGQAVANVRKEKDLDSVPDLYPSHVPKEGDLRGSSWLFPEWKASTQYRWGMAIDLERCTGCGNCTVACDLENNVPQVGREQVRMGRRMHWIRIDRYFSGAVDNPEVSFQPVTCQHCNHAPCEAVCPVFATTHEPEGLNAQTYNRCVGTRYCANACPYKVRRFNWYTYKWNVMGDSPMDRNPRALNPDVTVRTRGIMEKCTFCVQRIRDAKHNAKQQNRMVFDGEIRPACQTACPTDAIVFGNLLDPNSRVARARKDNRAFLLLGGNPEKKEYGLKTLPNLNYMAKVKHDGTEGFAAGDGHDHGAGEPGQGHP, encoded by the coding sequence ATGAGGAGTATCGATAGGGATCTCCGTGGTCTGGAAGACAAGCCAGAAGTCTTTGCGGCCGAAGATCAGCCATTCGAAAAACCCGCCAAAGAGTTTGTGCCGGGGCCGTTCTACATGAACATCGAAGAGGTTATGCCCGATCTCGGCGAGACTCAGGATCGCGTAGCCCAGGAAGAAGGCAAGAAACTGCCTGTCGACCGCCGTGATTTTATGCGCCTCTTCAGCGCAGGAGCCATGCTGGCAACAGCTGGTTGCGTGTACCGTCCCGTTGAAAAAGCAGTTCCCTACGTTGAGCAGCCCAAGGATTTCATTCCGGGCGTCGCAAACTATTACGCGACGACCATCGACCGCGTCGGCGTTGTGGTGAAAACCCGCGAAGGCCGTCCGGTGTTTATCGAAGGCAATCCTGAGCATCCTCTGAGCCAGGGTGCGACGACGGCTCTTGCCCTGTCCGAGCTGCAGGCTCTTTTTCATCCCGACCGTCCCAACGCTCCCAAGGCGAAACTCGGCGATCAGATGACTGCTGTGACCTGGGACGAGATCTATGACGCTCTGAGCGCCAAGGTGAAGACCGCGAAGAAAGTCGGTATTCTCACCAAAGGCAGCACCGGCCATAGCCAGCAATTCTATAAAGATTTCCTCAGAACGATCGGTCAATCGGAAGACAACCTTTATGTCTACGAGACCAACGCTCTTTATAATGCCGTTTCCGAAGCCCATCGTTTGGCTTTCGGCGTGGACGGCATGCCACGTTCCGACCTGCGTCGATCGAAGCTTTTGATCGGTGTGGGCACCAACTTCCTCGAAGGGAACGGCGGCGTCGCCCCGATCTTCGAAAGCAAGAGCTGGTCGGTGGGTCACACCTTCCGCTCGGGCGCCAAAGGTCGTTTTGTTCAATTCGAGTCGCGCATGACCGTGACCGGCGGCAAGTCGGATGAACGTCATGTGATCGGAGCCGGTGATGAACTGGCTGTGACACTCGCATTGGTTGAAGCTTTGCTGAACCGTCCTGAATCGAAGGGTTCAGCCGGCGACAAAAACAGCATCCGTGCTGTGGTCACAGCTAACAAAGCTTTGATCGACGAAGCCAAGACCCGCCTGAAGCTCGATGAAGTCATCAATAAAGTGGCCGGCGAAGGTTTGAGCAAGAAAGCCGTGCTGCTCGCCGGTGAATCGGGTGCCTTCAGCAAGAACGGAACCCAGGTGCAGTTGGCTGCGATCATGGCCAACGTCCTCCTTGGTGCGTATGCGGATCGCCTTCTTTATTTCGATCAAGGCTGGTTCAAGAACCCAGGCCGTCCCGGAGATGTGGCTCGCTTCGTGAAAGACGCTGCGACCTACGATATGCTCTTCGTCATCGACGTGAACCCTGCGTTCACCCTGCCCGCCTCGACTGGAATCGACGCCGCTTTGAAAGGCATCAAATCCATCGTTTCCATGCAGCCGATGCCGACCGAAACCTGTCAGTACGCAGAATTCCAACTCAACACCCACAATCCTTTGGAAGCCTGGGGTGATGAGGAGCTGGTGGCCGGCTTCTGGTCGATCCAACAGCCTGCGGTCCGTCCTGTGGCGAACAGCCGTCAGCCGGAAGACATCCTCCTTTGGACCGCGAGCAAGTTCGGTAAACCTGTTGGTCCTTACGCCGACTACCGTGCTTACCTGCGTGACAAGTGGACCCGTATTTACAAAGAATCGGGTATCAACAAAGACTTCGATACCTTCTTCAAAGCCATCCAGCGCAAAGGTTTCTTCGTCACTCAACTCAGCAAGCGCGATATGCCTGCGCTGAAGGATGTGAGCGCCGCCGTGAAACCGGCTCCCGTGAGTGCTGGCTTCAAACTCGTGGCTTACCTCGACGGTAAACTGGGTGATGGTTACGGTGCCGACCGTCCTGTTCTGCAGGAAGCCGGCGATTCCATGACCACGATCGCCTGGGACACCTGGGTTGCGATCAATCCGCATAAAGCTCGCGAAATCGGCGTGAAGTACAACGATGTCGTGGTCATCAAAGGTCCGAACGGTTCCTTCGAAGCCACTGTGTATCCGATGCCAGGCCTGCACTACGATACCATCGCAGTGCCCCGCGGTAACGGTCATAAGCTCGCGACCAGCCGGGTTAGTCAGCTCGTAGGTATCGATCCCATGGTCGCCCTCGCCTACGAAACCGATCCTTTGACAGGTGATGTGGTCACTGCGGGTCAAACCGTGGAAATCACGAAAACCGGCCGCTTCTATCAGCTCTGCTCGCAGCAGAAGCACAATGATATTGCCAACCGCTTCGATATCATGCCGATCATTCCCATGGGCCAGGCCGTGGCGAACGTACGCAAAGAAAAAGATCTCGACAGCGTACCGGATCTTTATCCTTCGCATGTGCCCAAGGAAGGCGATCTGCGTGGATCCAGCTGGCTCTTCCCCGAGTGGAAGGCGAGTACCCAGTACCGCTGGGGCATGGCGATCGACCTTGAGCGTTGTACCGGTTGCGGCAACTGTACGGTTGCGTGTGACCTGGAAAACAACGTGCCCCAAGTGGGTCGCGAGCAGGTCCGCATGGGCCGCCGCATGCACTGGATTCGTATCGACCGCTACTTCAGCGGCGCTGTTGATAATCCTGAAGTCAGCTTCCAGCCTGTGACCTGTCAGCACTGTAACCACGCGCCTTGCGAGGCTGTGTGTCCCGTGTTCGCCACGACGCATGAACCGGAAGGCCTGAACGCTCAAACTTATAACCGCTGCGTTGGTACTCGTTATTGCGCGAACGCCTGTCCTTACAAAGTTCGCCGCTTCAACTGGTACACCTACAAGTGGAACGTCATGGGCGACAGCCCCATGGATCGCAACCCACGCGCTCTGAACCCGGATGTGACCGTTCGTACTCGCGGCATCATGGAAAAATGTACGTTCTGCGTGCAGCGTATCCGTGATGCGAAGCACAACGCCAAGCAGCAAAACCGCATGGTGTTCGACGGTGAAATTCGTCCAGCTTGCCAGACGGCTTGCCCAACCGATGCCATCGTCTTCGGCAACCTCCTGGATCCGAATAGCCGCGTAGCGCGCGCTCGCAAAGACAACCGTGCTTTCCTTCTGCTCGGCGGCAATCCCGAGAAGAAAGAGTACGGTCTGAAAACTTTGCCGAACCTGAACTACATGGCGAAAGTGAAGCATGACGGAACAGAAGGCTTTGCAGCCGGCGATGGTCACGACCATGGCGCCGGTGAACCTGGGCAAGGGCATCCTTAA
- a CDS encoding GFA family protein — MDNNEYVGHCFCGTIELRVTGSPVAMGYCHCESCRAWSASPVNAFTLWSPQAVRLTQGSDQLASYNKTDRSTRKWCKVCGGHVLTEHPGLGLTDVYAAVIPRFPFKPEVHVNYGETVLHMHDGLSKLMDMPKEMGGSGRMMAD, encoded by the coding sequence ATGGATAATAATGAGTATGTGGGACATTGTTTCTGTGGCACGATTGAGCTTCGCGTGACAGGCAGCCCTGTGGCCATGGGATATTGCCATTGCGAGTCATGTCGCGCCTGGTCCGCAAGCCCGGTGAATGCCTTTACACTTTGGTCGCCGCAGGCGGTGCGCCTCACCCAAGGAAGCGATCAGCTGGCCTCGTATAACAAGACCGATCGAAGCACCCGCAAATGGTGCAAGGTATGCGGCGGGCATGTTCTGACGGAACATCCAGGCCTTGGTTTGACTGACGTCTACGCGGCGGTCATCCCCAGGTTTCCCTTCAAGCCCGAGGTTCATGTCAACTATGGTGAGACTGTTCTTCACATGCATGATGGGCTTTCCAAGTTAATGGATATGCCCAAAGAAATGGGAGGCTCAGGCAGGATGATGGCGGACTAG
- a CDS encoding DUF3341 domain-containing protein translates to MSKRPGGILAVYQYLDNLVDAMKAVQARSDCAGHEVFSPTSYHEIEEALDAGPSPVRWFTLSGAMTGTVTGFGLALWLDYDWPQVVGGKLAGLYSVPSYVVVGFELTILFGGLMTILGMLVMGRLPNPKQRILDPRFTDDRFGIFVPNASLDSEQARLLKSFGAEEIRIIESK, encoded by the coding sequence ATGAGTAAAAGACCAGGTGGAATCTTAGCTGTTTATCAATATCTGGATAACCTCGTCGATGCGATGAAGGCGGTTCAAGCCCGTTCTGATTGCGCCGGACACGAAGTATTCAGTCCGACCTCGTATCACGAGATCGAAGAAGCCTTGGACGCAGGTCCAAGTCCAGTCCGTTGGTTCACCCTTTCCGGCGCTATGACGGGAACTGTGACCGGTTTCGGTTTGGCCCTGTGGCTTGACTATGACTGGCCGCAGGTGGTGGGTGGTAAGCTTGCCGGTCTCTATTCCGTACCTTCGTACGTGGTGGTCGGTTTCGAGCTTACAATTCTCTTCGGTGGTTTGATGACGATTCTCGGCATGCTCGTCATGGGCCGTTTGCCGAACCCCAAGCAACGTATTCTGGACCCTCGCTTTACCGATGACCGTTTCGGCATCTTCGTGCCCAACGCGTCGCTCGACAGTGAGCAGGCCCGGCTTCTGAAGTCGTTCGGCGCTGAAGAAATTCGTATCATTGAGTCGAAGTGA
- the uvrB gene encoding excinuclease ABC subunit UvrB: protein MDFQLTEGLVPKGDQPTAIAAITESIRQGQKHNVLLGVTGSGKTFTMANIIARTGLPTLVMAPNKTLAAQLFTEFRELFPNNAVGFFISYYDYYQPEAYIPGSDTYIAKDALINDDIDKMRHAATQSLFERKDVIIVASVSCIYGLGSPASYANLVVNIKKGDELARNTFLRSLIDIQYTRNDTALQRGTFRVRGDVVDILPSHQKDQGVRVEFFGDEIEAISVFDVLTGKKVKTHESLAIYPNSHYVTERDDMRAIVREILHDLGVRLRELKEENKLVEYQRLEQRTMHDVELLEELGFCPGIENYSRYLTGAAPGQPPPTLLDYFPKEFLTIIDESHITVPQIGAMYRGDRARKENLVNYGFRLPSALDNRPLKFEEFLERTDKIIHVSATPGRYELEQTGGKYAEQIIRPTGLIDPQIEIRPISNQVDELLTEIKKTIQVGGRILITTLTKRMAEDLTSYYRDLGIKVKYLHSDIESLERSEILRDLRKGTIDVLIGINLLREGLDLPEVQLVAIMDADKEGFLRSRSSLIQTVGRAARNANGRVLFFADHITQAMRECMDETDRRRRIQVQYNQDHGITPQTIQKEMQQSLREIYGLSTDDHHQPKVSADKLLSEHNVKSVRELEKLITRKQKEMQKAAAELDFEKAAEIRDTIAALKDTLLVYMDEAGSLNT from the coding sequence ATGGACTTCCAATTGACCGAGGGCCTCGTCCCCAAGGGCGATCAGCCAACCGCTATCGCCGCCATTACAGAATCCATTCGTCAGGGTCAGAAACACAACGTCCTGCTCGGCGTCACCGGGTCAGGAAAGACCTTCACGATGGCCAATATCATTGCCCGAACGGGGTTACCCACCCTTGTTATGGCGCCGAACAAAACTCTGGCGGCTCAGCTTTTCACGGAATTCCGAGAACTCTTTCCCAATAACGCCGTAGGCTTCTTCATCAGCTACTATGACTATTATCAGCCCGAGGCCTACATACCCGGCAGCGATACTTATATAGCTAAGGATGCTCTGATCAACGATGACATCGACAAAATGCGCCACGCAGCCACGCAATCGCTGTTTGAACGCAAGGATGTCATTATTGTGGCGAGCGTCAGCTGTATCTATGGTCTCGGTTCGCCGGCCAGCTATGCCAACCTCGTGGTGAATATCAAGAAGGGCGACGAGCTGGCTCGTAATACTTTTTTGCGAAGTCTGATTGATATCCAATACACACGCAATGACACGGCCCTGCAGAGGGGTACCTTCCGTGTGCGGGGCGACGTGGTGGACATTCTTCCTTCGCATCAGAAGGATCAGGGCGTTCGCGTCGAATTCTTCGGCGACGAGATCGAAGCCATCTCGGTCTTCGATGTCCTGACCGGCAAAAAAGTGAAGACTCACGAATCGCTCGCCATCTATCCGAATTCGCACTACGTCACCGAACGCGATGACATGCGCGCCATCGTGCGCGAAATCCTTCATGATCTGGGCGTGCGCCTGCGGGAGCTGAAGGAGGAGAACAAGCTGGTGGAATACCAGCGACTCGAACAGCGCACTATGCATGATGTGGAGCTGCTCGAAGAGCTGGGCTTCTGTCCCGGCATCGAGAACTATTCACGCTATCTGACCGGAGCAGCTCCGGGGCAACCGCCGCCGACGCTGCTCGATTATTTCCCGAAAGAGTTTCTGACCATCATCGACGAAAGTCATATCACCGTTCCCCAGATCGGCGCGATGTACCGCGGTGATCGGGCTCGCAAGGAAAACCTTGTGAATTACGGTTTCCGCCTGCCTTCAGCGCTGGATAACCGGCCTTTGAAATTTGAAGAGTTCCTGGAACGCACCGATAAGATCATCCACGTGTCCGCGACCCCGGGCCGTTACGAGCTGGAGCAGACCGGCGGTAAATACGCTGAGCAGATCATTCGCCCGACCGGACTGATTGATCCTCAGATTGAAATCCGGCCGATCTCCAATCAGGTCGACGAGCTTCTGACCGAAATCAAAAAGACGATCCAAGTCGGTGGCCGCATTCTGATCACGACGCTCACCAAGCGCATGGCCGAGGACTTGACCTCCTATTACCGCGATCTTGGTATTAAAGTGAAGTATCTGCATTCGGATATCGAAAGTCTCGAACGCAGTGAAATCCTCCGGGACCTCCGGAAGGGCACTATAGATGTTCTGATCGGGATCAACCTTCTGCGCGAGGGTCTTGATCTTCCCGAAGTGCAGCTGGTCGCCATCATGGATGCGGATAAGGAAGGCTTCCTCCGCTCCCGTTCGTCGCTGATCCAGACCGTGGGTCGGGCGGCGCGGAATGCGAACGGCCGGGTGCTCTTCTTTGCTGATCACATCACGCAGGCCATGCGCGAGTGCATGGATGAAACCGATCGTCGCCGCCGCATCCAGGTGCAATATAACCAGGACCATGGCATCACGCCCCAGACCATTCAGAAGGAAATGCAGCAGAGTCTGCGTGAAATTTATGGCCTGAGCACGGATGATCATCATCAGCCGAAGGTTTCGGCGGATAAACTCCTGAGCGAGCACAACGTGAAGTCGGTGCGCGAGCTGGAGAAACTGATCACGCGGAAACAAAAAGAGATGCAGAAGGCAGCCGCCGAACTCGATTTCGAGAAAGCTGCTGAGATTCGCGACACCATCGCGGCACTCAAGGATACGCTCCTCGTTTACATGGACGAAGCGGGAAGTTTGAATACATGA
- a CDS encoding cytochrome c3 family protein has translation MLIPSACGRGNKFWTNYWTPGDTVDNVGYHPEQPIEFPHNLHAGTRQIPCEYCHSAARRSATAGIPPLNTCMGCHQYVRTDKDAIKYLKSKWESKEPVVWTKVHDLPDFVRFSHRPHVQKGIDCAECHGNVKEMVTVQQAKSMQMGWCVECHQANQAPINCSTCHY, from the coding sequence TTGCTGATTCCCAGTGCGTGCGGGCGCGGCAACAAGTTCTGGACCAACTACTGGACGCCCGGTGATACGGTTGACAATGTCGGCTATCATCCCGAGCAGCCGATTGAGTTCCCGCACAACCTGCATGCCGGGACACGTCAGATCCCTTGCGAGTATTGCCACTCCGCGGCACGTCGCTCCGCAACGGCGGGAATCCCTCCCCTCAACACCTGTATGGGTTGCCACCAGTACGTTCGCACCGACAAGGATGCCATCAAGTATCTGAAGTCGAAGTGGGAATCGAAAGAGCCCGTGGTCTGGACCAAGGTTCACGACCTTCCTGACTTTGTCCGCTTCAGCCACCGTCCGCACGTGCAAAAAGGCATCGATTGCGCCGAGTGTCACGGCAACGTCAAGGAAATGGTGACTGTGCAGCAGGCGAAGTCCATGCAGATGGGCTGGTGTGTGGAATGCCACCAGGCTAACCAGGCCCCTATCAACTGTTCGACCTGTCACTACTAA
- the nrfD gene encoding NrfD/PsrC family molybdoenzyme membrane anchor subunit has protein sequence MSEEVKWNRTISDVNDGILANLGKPHPTYYIAWAGAIIFLLIGAITWGLEITYGMGITGKTSPVYWGVLITDFVFWVGIGHAGTLISAILFLFRAKWRNTVNRSAEAMTVFAVITAGLFPLIHVGRLWVAMYWIPPLPNTNNLWSNLRSPLAWDLFAISTYLTISLLFWYMGLVPDLASIRDRVKGVRRIIYGIMCFGWRGTAKQWHHYEAGYGFLAALATPLVLSVHSIVSWDFAMSIQPGWHTTIFPPYFVAGAILSGCAMVYTLLVPVRKMFRMEEFIRPEHLEACVKLTLLTSTIVFYAYAIEFFVAWYSGNPYEWGVFEKRAIGPYAFYFWVMVFCNCIFPMIWWSKRMRNNVAVSMLVAILVNVGMWFERYNIIVSSLVEDFLPGSWGHFQPSLGDICLSLGSFGWFMFWFLIFCRFFPIVSMSELKLIMPKPLSKKHH, from the coding sequence ATGAGCGAGGAAGTAAAGTGGAACAGGACGATCTCAGACGTCAATGATGGCATTTTAGCCAATCTGGGAAAGCCGCACCCAACCTATTACATAGCTTGGGCCGGCGCGATTATCTTTCTTCTGATCGGTGCGATCACCTGGGGTTTGGAAATCACCTACGGTATGGGGATCACGGGTAAAACCAGTCCCGTCTACTGGGGTGTTCTGATCACCGACTTCGTTTTCTGGGTCGGTATCGGTCACGCCGGTACTTTGATTTCAGCTATTTTGTTCCTGTTCCGCGCGAAGTGGCGTAACACGGTGAACCGAAGCGCTGAAGCTATGACGGTCTTCGCTGTGATCACCGCGGGTCTTTTCCCGCTGATCCACGTCGGTCGTCTGTGGGTTGCGATGTACTGGATTCCACCCCTGCCGAACACCAACAACCTGTGGTCGAACCTTCGTTCACCATTGGCCTGGGACTTGTTCGCGATCTCGACCTATCTGACCATTTCGCTCCTTTTCTGGTACATGGGTCTGGTGCCTGACCTGGCATCCATCCGTGACCGCGTGAAAGGCGTTCGTCGCATCATCTACGGCATCATGTGCTTTGGCTGGCGCGGAACAGCGAAACAGTGGCACCACTATGAAGCCGGTTACGGTTTCCTCGCGGCCCTCGCCACACCCCTCGTACTTTCGGTTCACTCCATCGTTTCGTGGGACTTTGCGATGTCCATCCAACCCGGCTGGCACACCACCATCTTCCCACCCTACTTCGTTGCGGGTGCTATCCTTTCCGGTTGCGCGATGGTTTATACCCTGCTCGTTCCGGTTCGTAAGATGTTCCGCATGGAAGAGTTCATTCGCCCTGAGCATCTTGAAGCTTGCGTGAAGCTGACTCTTCTGACGTCAACCATCGTGTTCTACGCTTATGCCATCGAATTCTTCGTCGCCTGGTACTCGGGCAACCCTTACGAATGGGGTGTCTTCGAGAAGCGCGCGATCGGTCCTTACGCGTTCTACTTCTGGGTGATGGTGTTCTGTAACTGTATCTTCCCCATGATCTGGTGGTCCAAGCGTATGCGTAACAACGTGGCCGTGTCCATGCTTGTGGCGATCCTGGTCAACGTCGGCATGTGGTTCGAACGCTATAACATTATCGTGTCGTCCTTGGTTGAAGATTTCTTACCTGGTTCGTGGGGCCACTTCCAGCCCTCGCTTGGTGATATCTGTCTGTCCCTTGGTAGCTTTGGTTGGTTCATGTTCTGGTTCCTGATCTTCTGCCGATTCTTCCCGATCGTGTCGATGTCGGAATTGAAACTGATCATGCCCAAACCATTAAGCAAGAAGCATCATTGA
- the uvrC gene encoding excinuclease ABC subunit UvrC has translation MTLLADKLKQLPQDSGVYLMKDQKGTIIYVGKAKNLKNRVSSYFQSGGQHTHKTRALVHEITDFDLMLTKTEVEALLLERTLIRHHAPRYNILLRDDKEYPYLRVCFDDPWPRLEKVRRRKEDGAHYIGPFGSSSRLGMLLKQVYRIFPLIRCSPHEFKAATRPCNYYHMKMCLGPCTRPVDRDLYISIMKGAVSLLEGNVKQLKKQLEERMKEAALSEKYEQAAQFRDQIKAIESITQAQVAILDQTVDADVVGVVEAPGFLSFQVSTIRNRALLGGDSFITKDSAGSLQEALESFILQYYSNRQVPPLILVRDVDGFSDELASVLTQNQETKTLIRRAKSKEEKDILELTEKNARHQWEQNSQLNDQSQVALQMLQETLELKNPPKRIECIDISNLQGTAIVASDVCFIDGKAAKNFYRRYEIKTVTGAPDDFASIREVMERRIERGIRDDDLPDLMIIDGGKPQVRAAMDVLVRFPQLGLPLVGLAKARIDTGLRDDSAAVRYSKERLVLPDREDPIELEEGTPVFRLVTRIRDEAHRFAITYHRKKRSKISHASVLDDIAGVGPTLKKRLLQEFGSLQALRGSSLERLMHVKGVSEKVAMNIYTALNGDENPSKETSSGS, from the coding sequence ATGACTTTATTGGCAGATAAGCTGAAGCAGCTGCCGCAGGATTCGGGTGTCTACCTGATGAAGGACCAGAAAGGGACCATCATCTATGTGGGCAAAGCCAAGAATCTGAAGAACCGGGTTTCCAGTTACTTTCAAAGCGGCGGTCAGCACACTCATAAAACGCGGGCCCTGGTGCATGAGATCACGGACTTTGATCTGATGCTCACCAAGACCGAGGTCGAGGCGCTCCTTCTGGAGCGGACTCTGATCCGGCACCATGCTCCGCGTTACAATATCCTTTTGCGTGATGATAAGGAGTACCCTTATCTGCGCGTTTGTTTTGATGATCCCTGGCCCCGCCTGGAAAAAGTGCGTCGGCGCAAGGAGGATGGGGCGCATTACATCGGGCCCTTCGGCAGTTCATCGCGCCTTGGGATGCTGCTGAAGCAGGTTTACCGCATTTTCCCCCTGATCCGCTGCTCGCCGCATGAATTCAAGGCCGCCACGCGCCCCTGCAATTACTATCATATGAAGATGTGCCTCGGCCCCTGCACGCGGCCTGTGGATCGCGATCTTTACATTAGTATTATGAAGGGCGCGGTTTCGCTGCTGGAAGGGAACGTCAAGCAGCTTAAAAAGCAGCTCGAAGAGCGGATGAAAGAGGCCGCCCTGTCGGAAAAATATGAGCAGGCCGCCCAGTTCCGCGATCAGATCAAAGCCATCGAATCCATCACCCAGGCCCAGGTCGCCATCCTTGATCAGACGGTCGATGCGGATGTCGTGGGCGTCGTGGAAGCGCCGGGCTTTCTGTCCTTTCAGGTCAGCACGATTCGCAATCGGGCCCTTCTGGGGGGCGATTCCTTTATTACGAAGGATTCCGCAGGCAGTCTTCAGGAAGCCCTGGAATCCTTTATTCTGCAGTATTACAGCAATCGTCAGGTGCCGCCCCTCATTCTGGTGCGTGACGTCGATGGATTCAGTGACGAACTGGCCAGCGTTTTGACCCAGAACCAGGAAACGAAAACCCTGATCCGCCGCGCGAAAAGCAAAGAGGAAAAGGACATCCTGGAGCTGACCGAAAAAAACGCCCGCCATCAGTGGGAGCAGAACAGTCAGCTGAATGATCAAAGCCAGGTGGCCCTGCAGATGCTCCAGGAAACGCTGGAACTCAAGAATCCTCCGAAACGCATTGAATGCATCGACATCTCGAACCTTCAGGGCACGGCGATCGTGGCCTCGGATGTTTGTTTCATCGATGGCAAGGCGGCGAAGAATTTCTATCGCCGCTACGAAATCAAAACCGTGACCGGCGCGCCGGATGATTTCGCGAGCATTCGCGAGGTCATGGAGCGGCGCATCGAACGCGGCATTCGGGATGATGATCTGCCTGACCTTATGATCATCGACGGCGGCAAACCCCAGGTCCGGGCCGCAATGGATGTGCTCGTCCGCTTTCCGCAGCTCGGCCTGCCGCTCGTGGGCCTCGCCAAGGCCCGGATTGATACGGGACTGCGCGATGATTCGGCGGCCGTGCGTTATTCCAAGGAACGCCTCGTTTTACCGGATCGCGAGGATCCCATTGAGCTTGAAGAAGGCACGCCGGTCTTTCGTCTCGTGACACGGATTCGGGATGAAGCCCACCGTTTTGCGATCACCTATCACCGGAAAAAGCGCTCGAAGATCTCGCATGCTTCGGTGCTGGATGATATCGCGGGTGTGGGTCCGACCTTGAAAAAAAGGCTTCTGCAGGAGTTCGGTAGCCTGCAGGCGCTCCGTGGCAGCAGCCTCGAACGCCTGATGCATGTCAAAGGCGTGAGCGAAAAAGTTGCCATGAATATCTACACCGCTCTCAACGGTGACGAGAATCCATCCAAGGAAACAAGCAGCGGTTCGTGA
- a CDS encoding c-type cytochrome codes for MKHLATKLALTALTLTGVSACNPHGRNTTKLQYMPDMADNPTAKTQETYLNPPDGAVTINAILYPETPELAEQELRNPFGEGAQVSRDVVNNGKKMFDTYCAVCHGPDGKGKSLMGDAYPLAPPDLTRPDLVARKDGFFFFRISNGANLMPAYAHSISPHERWQLITYLRTLQVQPK; via the coding sequence ATGAAGCATCTGGCGACCAAGCTCGCGTTGACAGCTCTGACCCTCACCGGCGTCAGTGCCTGCAACCCCCATGGTCGGAATACGACCAAACTGCAATACATGCCTGATATGGCCGACAACCCCACGGCGAAGACTCAGGAGACCTACCTGAATCCTCCCGATGGTGCCGTCACCATCAATGCGATCCTTTATCCGGAAACTCCTGAACTCGCGGAGCAGGAACTGCGCAATCCCTTCGGTGAGGGAGCCCAGGTCAGCCGCGATGTAGTGAACAACGGTAAAAAGATGTTCGACACCTACTGCGCCGTCTGCCACGGTCCGGATGGCAAAGGCAAGAGCCTGATGGGAGATGCCTATCCGCTGGCCCCGCCTGACCTGACGCGTCCCGATCTGGTGGCTCGCAAAGACGGGTTCTTCTTCTTCCGCATCTCGAATGGCGCCAATCTTATGCCAGCTTATGCTCACTCGATTTCCCCGCATGAGCGCTGGCAATTGATTACCTATCTGAGAACCCTGCAAGTGCAGCCGAAATAG